Proteins from one Embleya scabrispora genomic window:
- a CDS encoding alpha/beta fold hydrolase, which yields MNTSAGRSVGADSPQPFVEAAEIPAGGRLFNARVAGPAAGRPVLFLHGFPQTSASWTAQLLGLARAGHRAIAFDQRGYSPGARPPQESAYGRDELVGDVLAVLDALGLDRVDLVGHDWGGALAWQVAGLAPERLRTLTVVSTPHPVALASAVRDEATGQREQSSYIRLFRTRGAAEEKLLADDAAYLRALFASLPAEAAERYLAVLREPGALTGALNWYRAIDPKALLDIGDIDAPTLYVWSDRDEAFGRAAAEATADSVTGPYRFEVLADVDHWVPENGAEALTGLLLEHLAAFPAR from the coding sequence ATGAACACCTCGGCGGGCAGATCAGTCGGCGCGGACTCCCCGCAACCGTTCGTGGAGGCGGCCGAGATTCCGGCCGGCGGCCGGCTCTTCAACGCCCGGGTGGCCGGACCCGCGGCCGGGCGACCGGTGTTGTTCCTGCACGGCTTCCCGCAGACCTCCGCCTCCTGGACCGCGCAACTCCTGGGCCTGGCCCGGGCCGGCCACCGGGCGATCGCCTTCGACCAGCGCGGCTACTCACCCGGCGCCCGGCCGCCGCAGGAATCGGCGTACGGGCGCGACGAGTTGGTCGGCGACGTGCTCGCCGTACTGGACGCCCTCGGCCTGGACCGGGTGGATCTGGTCGGGCACGACTGGGGCGGCGCGCTGGCCTGGCAGGTGGCGGGGCTGGCGCCGGAGCGGTTGCGCACGCTGACGGTGGTCTCCACGCCGCATCCGGTGGCGCTGGCCTCGGCGGTCCGGGACGAGGCGACGGGCCAGCGCGAACAGTCCTCCTATATCCGGCTGTTCCGCACGCGCGGTGCGGCCGAGGAGAAGCTGCTCGCCGACGACGCCGCCTATCTGCGCGCGCTGTTCGCCTCGCTGCCCGCCGAGGCCGCCGAACGCTACCTCGCGGTGCTGCGCGAACCGGGCGCGCTCACGGGCGCGTTGAACTGGTACCGGGCGATCGACCCGAAGGCGCTGCTCGACATCGGCGACATCGACGCCCCGACCCTGTACGTCTGGAGCGACCGGGACGAGGCGTTCGGCCGCGCCGCCGCCGAGGCCACCGCCGACTCGGTCACCGGCCCGTACCGCTTCGAGGTGCTCGCGGACGTGGACCACTGGGTCCCGGAGAACGGCGCGGAGGCCCTGACCGGTCTGCTGCTCGAGCACTTGGCGGCGTTTCCGGCGCGGTGA
- a CDS encoding dioxygenase produces METTSSRPAVSRMPVVYLGHGAPPLADDALWTGQLAAWAAELPRPTAVLMVSAHWEDAPIALGATRTVPLVYDFGGFPEHYYRVTYPAPGAPGLAARVRALLGPDVRDAPERGLDHGAYVPLVEMYPDADVPVLQMSLPTLDPVQLYRVGRRLADLRDEGVLIVGSGFFTHNLRGLDPRAEAPVPGWSAEFDHWGDEAFRAGDLDALLDFAHKAPAARLAHPRTEHLAPLFVSLGAGHEDLDTLRQVIDGFWFGLSKRSIQLG; encoded by the coding sequence ATGGAGACCACCTCGTCGCGGCCCGCCGTGTCGCGCATGCCCGTCGTCTATCTCGGTCACGGTGCGCCGCCGCTCGCGGACGACGCGCTGTGGACCGGTCAGCTGGCCGCGTGGGCCGCCGAGCTGCCCCGGCCCACGGCCGTGCTGATGGTGTCCGCGCACTGGGAGGACGCCCCGATCGCGCTGGGGGCCACGCGCACCGTCCCGCTCGTGTACGACTTCGGCGGCTTCCCCGAGCACTACTACCGGGTCACCTACCCGGCCCCCGGTGCGCCCGGCCTGGCGGCGCGGGTGCGGGCGCTGCTCGGGCCGGACGTGCGGGACGCGCCCGAGCGCGGCCTCGACCACGGCGCCTACGTACCGCTGGTGGAGATGTATCCCGACGCCGACGTACCCGTCCTGCAGATGTCGCTGCCCACGCTCGACCCGGTGCAGCTGTACCGGGTCGGTCGCCGGCTCGCGGATCTGCGCGACGAGGGGGTGCTGATCGTCGGCAGCGGCTTCTTCACGCACAACCTGCGCGGCCTGGACCCCCGGGCCGAGGCGCCGGTGCCCGGGTGGTCGGCCGAGTTCGACCACTGGGGCGACGAGGCGTTCCGCGCGGGCGACCTGGACGCGCTGCTCGACTTCGCGCACAAGGCGCCGGCCGCGCGCCTGGCCCACCCGCGCACCGAGCACCTGGCCCCGCTGTTCGTCTCGCTCGGCGCCGGGCACGAGGACCTGGACACGCTGCGCCAGGTGATCGACGGCTTCTGGTTCGGGCTGTCGAAACGATCGATCCAGCTGGGCTGA
- a CDS encoding bifunctional glycosyltransferase family 2/GtrA family protein → MSLTTPTRTRIVDVVVPVYNEAHVLTASIRRLHAYLLRGFPYAFRIIVADNASTDRTHAVARELARELPHVRAVHLDRKGRGRALRKVWTESDADVVAYMDVDLSTDLDAFLPLVAPLVTGHSDLAIGTRLARSADVVRGPRREVVSRSYNLLLRGVFAARFSDAQCGFKAARTVVAQALLPHVHDEEWFFDTELLLLAERNGLRIHEVPVDWVDDPDSRVDVLHTAIDDLRGMARVARRIAAGTFRVPVPARVREARLPTGMRAQLPRFATIGVLSTLAHLVLYVLLRDGLGALAANALALSVTTIANTAANRRFTFGVRGRAGAWRHQAQGGLAFVVGLGVSSAVLAGLHAAVAGPSRTVESVALVGAGVVATIVRFLLLRVWVFRAARRPTGATVPNPPAGAATTGPNAPTVSVISITSAGAAESTSREEDA, encoded by the coding sequence ATGAGCCTGACGACACCCACGCGCACCCGGATCGTGGACGTGGTGGTGCCCGTGTACAACGAGGCGCACGTGCTGACCGCGAGCATCCGGCGCCTGCACGCCTACCTCCTGCGCGGCTTCCCGTACGCCTTCCGGATCATCGTCGCGGACAACGCCAGCACCGACCGCACCCATGCGGTGGCGCGCGAGTTGGCGCGCGAACTCCCGCACGTCCGCGCGGTCCACCTGGACCGCAAGGGCCGCGGCCGCGCGCTGCGCAAGGTCTGGACCGAGTCCGACGCCGACGTGGTGGCCTACATGGACGTCGATCTGTCCACCGACCTGGACGCGTTCCTGCCGCTGGTGGCGCCGTTGGTCACCGGACACAGCGATCTGGCGATCGGCACCCGCCTCGCCCGGTCGGCCGACGTGGTGCGCGGGCCGCGCCGCGAGGTGGTCTCACGGTCGTACAACCTGCTGCTGCGCGGGGTGTTCGCGGCGCGCTTCTCCGACGCCCAGTGCGGCTTCAAGGCCGCCCGCACGGTCGTCGCCCAGGCGCTGCTGCCGCACGTGCACGACGAGGAGTGGTTCTTCGACACCGAACTCCTGTTGTTGGCCGAGCGCAACGGGCTGCGCATCCACGAGGTCCCGGTGGACTGGGTCGACGATCCGGACAGCCGGGTCGACGTGCTGCACACCGCGATCGACGATCTGCGCGGCATGGCCCGCGTCGCCCGGCGGATCGCGGCCGGCACGTTTCGCGTCCCGGTCCCGGCCCGGGTGCGCGAGGCGCGGCTGCCCACCGGGATGCGCGCGCAACTTCCGCGCTTCGCGACGATCGGCGTACTCAGCACGCTGGCCCACCTGGTGCTGTACGTGCTGCTTCGGGACGGCCTGGGCGCGCTCGCCGCGAACGCCCTCGCGCTGAGCGTCACCACGATCGCCAACACGGCGGCCAATCGGCGCTTCACCTTCGGGGTACGCGGGCGCGCCGGTGCCTGGCGCCATCAGGCCCAGGGCGGCCTGGCGTTCGTCGTCGGCCTGGGCGTGAGCAGCGCCGTGTTGGCCGGATTGCACGCCGCCGTGGCCGGTCCGTCCCGAACGGTCGAGTCGGTGGCGCTGGTCGGCGCCGGCGTGGTCGCCACCATCGTGCGTTTCCTGCTGCTGCGGGTCTGGGTCTTTCGCGCCGCCCGCCGCCCGACGGGCGCGACGGTGCCGAATCCACCCGCCGGCGCGGCCACGACAGGCCCGAACGCACCGACGGTGTCGGTGATTTCCATCACGTCGGCGGGCGCCGCCGAGAGCACGTCTCGCGAGGAGGACGCATGA
- a CDS encoding MerR family transcriptional regulator — MLTIGELASYAGVTVRAVRHYHAKGLLPEPERDHSGYRRYGAGAVIELIRIRTLAAAGVPLARVRELLEADEEEFAAAVEDIDKRLRAEIRERQRHRERIARLAAGDNLALPPEVVAFLDHLRKLGVDARIVQVERDGWIPLAAHSPERVPQWVARKREQIADPRLIDFHLTLGRAFDEADDVRLVELADKLADYLTQTADEQGEDYVDDVDIEPPFAKLMDTLAFDSTPPARRLIELLRQRGWTGWTKLERTVGR, encoded by the coding sequence ATGTTGACCATCGGCGAGTTGGCGTCGTACGCCGGGGTGACGGTGCGCGCGGTGCGGCACTATCACGCCAAGGGGCTGCTGCCGGAGCCGGAGCGGGATCACTCCGGCTATCGGAGATACGGCGCCGGCGCCGTGATCGAGCTGATCAGGATTCGCACCCTCGCCGCGGCCGGAGTCCCACTGGCGCGCGTGCGGGAGCTGCTGGAGGCCGACGAGGAGGAGTTCGCCGCGGCGGTCGAAGACATCGACAAGCGGCTGCGGGCGGAGATCCGGGAGCGGCAGCGGCACCGCGAGCGGATCGCCCGCCTCGCCGCCGGCGACAACCTGGCGCTGCCTCCGGAGGTGGTCGCGTTTCTCGACCACCTCCGGAAGCTTGGGGTCGACGCGCGAATCGTCCAGGTCGAGCGCGACGGCTGGATCCCGCTGGCCGCGCACTCACCCGAGCGGGTCCCGCAGTGGGTGGCACGCAAGCGGGAGCAGATCGCCGATCCACGGCTCATCGACTTCCATCTCACCCTGGGTCGGGCTTTCGACGAGGCCGACGACGTACGGCTGGTCGAGCTTGCCGACAAACTGGCCGACTACCTCACGCAGACGGCCGACGAGCAGGGTGAGGACTACGTCGACGATGTCGATATCGAGCCACCGTTCGCCAAGCTGATGGACACACTGGCGTTCGACAGCACGCCGCCGGCCCGTCGCCTGATCGAGCTGCTGAGGCAGCGAGGCTGGACCGGCTGGACCAAGCTCGAACGAACAGTGGGTAGATGA
- the hrpA gene encoding ATP-dependent RNA helicase HrpA: MGTPVATSQLADLQARLPHLMLRDQDRLRRRLDRARKSRKGPQQVAETESLIAAFDAAETRVANRRAAVPTIGYPEALPVSRKKDDILAAIRDHQVVIVAGETGSGKTTQIPKICLELGRGVQGLIGHTQPRRIAARTVGDRIAEELGGQLGDVVGYKVRFNDQSSDHTLVKLMTDGILLAEVQNDRLLRQYDTLIIDEAHERSLNIDFLLGYLKQLLPRRPDLKVIITSATIDPERFSQHFDDAPIIEVSGRTYPVEVRYRPLVAEVDEDEDEEEGGGKRRPDDRDQVQAISDAVDELLGEASGDILVFLSGEREIRDTAEALNKRQLRNTEVLPLYARLSAAEQHRVFQQHTGRRIVLATNVAETSLTVPGIKYVIDPGTARISRYSLRTKVQRLPIEAVSQASANQRKGRSGRTSDGICIRLYSEEDFESRPEFTDPEILRTNLASVILQMTALGLGDIAAFPFVEPPDRRNIKDGVQLLQELGALDPDEPDVRKRLTPVGRKLSQLPVDPRLARMILEADRIGVVREVLIIASALSIQDPRERPTEHQQHADQLHARFADKESDFLAYLNLWNYIREQRDELSSSRFRKMCKSEFLHYLRIREWQDLHSQLRSAAKSLGIEATGEPKEPNTQHIHTAILSGLLSHIGLMDPAKREYGGARGTRFSVFPGSALFKKPPRWVMAAELVETSRLWARIAGRIEPEWIEPLAGHLIKRTYSEPHWEQKMAAVMAFEKVTLYGVPIVAARKVGYGKVDPELSRELFIRHALVEGDWRTHHKFFAANRRLLADVEELEHRARRRDIMVDDETLFDFYDERVPADVVSGRHFDAWWKKAHRTDPDLLSFEKSMLINAKAGGITEEDYPNTWVEEGLELALTYQFEPGSNADGVTAHIPVAVLNQLSGEGFEWQIPGLREELVTSYIRALPKGIRRGFVPAPDYARAILARLTPRRGSLVDGLERELSRMAGMPVKREGWDLAKVPEHLRMTFRVLDDDRRVLAEGKDLDALKLKLRERMRAAVSEAASTLDIERAGVTTWDLGELPRVVEQRRGPLVVKAYPALVDEGASVAVRLFDSEPEQLRAMRDGTRRLVLLNVQSPVKQIQGRLPNMAKLTLSHNPHGGIDALFEDILACAADMLIRDAGGPVWDEAGFVRLRDRVKAGLPRLTEDTVVKVERILGASHGVAGRLKATRSPALAPALADLKAQYTALVHKGFVAEAGWRRLPDVHRYLQAMERRLQRLEADPVRDRERMQKVHQIQAAYRDLMDHQAKGAPIPAEVAAVRWQIEELRVSYFAQSLGTPQPVSDKRILKTIEELRG; encoded by the coding sequence ATGGGAACGCCAGTAGCCACATCTCAGCTCGCCGACCTCCAGGCGCGCCTGCCCCACCTGATGCTTCGGGATCAGGACCGTCTGCGCCGTCGCCTGGACCGGGCCCGCAAGAGTCGCAAGGGCCCGCAGCAGGTCGCCGAGACCGAGAGCCTGATCGCCGCGTTCGACGCCGCCGAGACGCGGGTCGCGAACCGGCGCGCCGCCGTGCCCACGATCGGCTATCCCGAGGCGCTGCCGGTCAGTCGCAAGAAGGACGACATCCTCGCCGCGATCCGCGACCACCAGGTCGTGATCGTCGCGGGCGAGACCGGCTCGGGCAAGACCACCCAGATCCCGAAGATCTGTCTGGAACTGGGCCGGGGCGTCCAGGGCCTGATCGGGCACACCCAGCCGCGCCGGATCGCCGCGCGCACCGTCGGCGACCGGATCGCCGAGGAACTGGGCGGACAACTCGGCGACGTGGTCGGCTACAAGGTCCGCTTCAACGACCAGTCGAGCGATCACACCCTGGTCAAGCTGATGACCGACGGCATCCTGCTCGCCGAGGTGCAAAACGACCGGTTGCTGCGCCAATACGACACGCTGATCATCGACGAGGCGCACGAGCGCAGCCTCAACATCGACTTCCTGCTCGGCTACCTCAAACAACTGCTGCCGCGCCGTCCCGACCTCAAGGTGATCATCACCTCGGCGACGATCGACCCCGAGCGCTTCTCGCAGCACTTCGACGACGCGCCGATCATCGAGGTCTCCGGCCGTACCTACCCGGTCGAGGTGCGCTATCGCCCGCTGGTCGCGGAGGTCGACGAGGACGAGGACGAGGAGGAGGGCGGCGGCAAACGCCGACCCGACGACCGCGACCAGGTCCAGGCGATCAGCGACGCGGTCGACGAACTGCTCGGCGAGGCGTCCGGCGACATCCTGGTCTTCCTCAGCGGCGAGCGGGAGATCCGCGACACCGCCGAGGCGCTGAACAAACGGCAGCTGCGCAACACCGAGGTGCTGCCCCTGTACGCCCGGCTGTCCGCGGCCGAGCAACATCGGGTCTTCCAGCAGCACACCGGCCGGCGGATCGTGCTCGCGACCAACGTCGCGGAGACCTCGCTGACCGTGCCGGGCATCAAGTACGTGATCGACCCGGGCACCGCGCGCATCTCCCGCTACAGCCTGCGCACCAAGGTGCAGCGATTGCCGATCGAGGCCGTATCGCAGGCCTCGGCCAATCAGCGCAAGGGCCGCAGCGGGCGCACCTCCGACGGCATCTGCATCCGGCTGTACTCCGAGGAGGACTTCGAGTCGCGGCCCGAGTTCACCGATCCGGAGATCCTGCGCACCAACCTGGCCTCGGTCATCCTGCAGATGACCGCGCTCGGCCTGGGCGACATCGCCGCGTTCCCGTTCGTGGAGCCGCCGGATCGGCGCAACATCAAGGACGGCGTGCAACTGCTCCAGGAGTTGGGCGCGCTCGACCCCGACGAGCCGGACGTGCGCAAGCGGCTGACCCCGGTCGGGCGCAAGTTGTCCCAGCTGCCGGTGGACCCGCGCCTGGCCCGGATGATCCTGGAGGCGGACCGCATCGGCGTGGTCCGCGAGGTGCTGATCATCGCCTCCGCGCTGTCCATCCAGGACCCGCGCGAGCGGCCCACCGAACACCAGCAGCACGCCGACCAGTTGCACGCGCGGTTCGCGGACAAGGAATCCGACTTCCTCGCGTATCTCAACCTGTGGAACTACATCAGGGAACAGCGCGACGAGCTGTCCTCCAGCCGGTTCCGCAAGATGTGCAAGAGCGAGTTCCTGCACTATCTGCGCATACGCGAATGGCAGGACCTGCACAGCCAGTTGCGCTCCGCCGCCAAGTCGCTGGGGATCGAGGCGACCGGCGAGCCGAAGGAGCCGAACACCCAGCACATCCACACCGCGATCCTGTCCGGTCTGCTCTCGCACATCGGGCTGATGGACCCCGCCAAGCGCGAGTACGGCGGCGCGCGCGGCACCCGCTTCTCGGTCTTCCCCGGCTCGGCGCTGTTCAAGAAGCCGCCGCGATGGGTGATGGCGGCCGAACTCGTCGAGACGTCCCGGCTGTGGGCCCGGATCGCCGGCCGGATCGAGCCGGAGTGGATCGAACCGCTGGCCGGGCACCTGATCAAGCGCACCTACAGCGAGCCGCACTGGGAACAGAAGATGGCCGCGGTGATGGCGTTCGAGAAGGTCACGCTCTACGGCGTGCCGATCGTGGCCGCGCGCAAGGTCGGCTACGGCAAGGTCGATCCGGAGCTGTCGCGCGAACTGTTCATCCGGCACGCCCTGGTGGAGGGCGACTGGCGCACGCACCACAAGTTCTTCGCGGCCAACCGGCGGCTGCTCGCCGACGTCGAGGAGCTGGAACACCGGGCCCGGCGCCGGGACATCATGGTCGACGACGAGACCCTGTTCGACTTCTACGACGAGCGGGTCCCGGCCGACGTGGTCTCCGGGCGGCACTTCGACGCGTGGTGGAAGAAGGCCCACCGCACCGATCCGGACCTGCTGAGCTTCGAGAAGTCGATGCTGATCAACGCCAAGGCCGGCGGGATCACCGAGGAGGACTACCCGAACACGTGGGTCGAGGAGGGTCTGGAGCTGGCGCTGACCTACCAGTTCGAGCCCGGCTCGAACGCCGACGGGGTGACCGCGCACATCCCGGTCGCGGTGCTCAACCAGCTCTCCGGCGAGGGCTTCGAGTGGCAGATCCCGGGGCTGCGCGAGGAGTTGGTGACCTCCTACATCCGGGCCCTGCCCAAGGGCATCCGGCGCGGCTTCGTGCCGGCGCCGGACTACGCGCGGGCGATCCTGGCCCGGCTCACCCCGCGCCGGGGCTCCCTGGTGGACGGCCTGGAGCGGGAGTTGAGCCGGATGGCCGGGATGCCGGTCAAGCGGGAGGGCTGGGACCTCGCGAAGGTGCCCGAGCATCTGCGGATGACCTTCCGGGTGCTCGACGACGACCGTCGCGTGCTCGCCGAGGGCAAGGACCTCGACGCGCTGAAGCTGAAACTGCGCGAGCGTATGCGCGCGGCGGTGTCCGAGGCGGCGAGCACGCTGGACATCGAACGCGCCGGCGTCACCACGTGGGATCTGGGCGAGTTGCCGCGCGTGGTCGAGCAGCGGCGCGGGCCGCTGGTGGTCAAGGCGTATCCGGCGCTGGTCGACGAGGGCGCCTCGGTGGCGGTGCGGCTGTTCGACAGCGAACCGGAGCAGCTGCGCGCGATGCGGGACGGGACGCGGCGCCTGGTGTTGCTCAACGTGCAGTCGCCGGTCAAGCAGATCCAGGGCCGGCTGCCCAACATGGCCAAGCTGACGCTCAGTCACAACCCGCACGGGGGCATCGACGCGCTCTTCGAGGACATCCTCGCGTGCGCGGCGGACATGCTGATCCGGGACGCGGGCGGGCCGGTGTGGGACGAGGCGGGCTTCGTACGGCTGCGCGATCGGGTCAAGGCGGGGCTGCCCCGGCTGACCGAGGACACGGTGGTCAAGGTCGAGCGCATCCTGGGCGCGTCCCACGGCGTGGCCGGGCGGCTGAAGGCGACCCGCAGTCCGGCACTGGCCCCGGCGCTGGCCGACCTGAAGGCGCAGTACACGGCGCTGGTGCACAAGGGCTTCGTGGCCGAGGCGGGGTGGCGCCGGCTGCCGGACGTGCACCGCTATCTCCAGGCGATGGAGCGCCGGTTGCAGCGGTTGGAGGCCGACCCGGTGCGAGATCGCGAGCGCATGCAGAAGGTCCATCAGATCCAGGCGGCTTACCGGGACTTGATGGACCATCAGGCAAAGGGTGCGCCGATTCCGGCCGAGGTGGCGGCGGTGCGCTGGCAGATCGAGGAGTTGCGGGTGAGCTATTTCGCCCAGTCGCTCGGCACCCCGCAGCCGGTGTCGGACAAGCGGATCCTGAAGACGATCGAGGAACTGCGCGGGTAG
- the lon gene encoding endopeptidase La, translating to MSETIGTLTLPVLPLDDVVVLPGMVVPLELDDAETRAAVDAARAAAGRSGGPGIRSESKARVLLVPRDDGQYPAVGTLGVIEQVGRLPGGESVVVVRGEGRVRIGSGTTGPGAALWVEATRVPDVEANERALELAREYKALVTTVLGKRGAWQVVDHVQALEDAGDLADNSGYAPYLSLQQKIDVLQTIDVEERLTKVVGWTRDHLAELDVAETIRKDVQEGMDKQQREFLLKQQLAAVRKELNELNGTPDSEEEDYRARVEAANLPEKVLEAALKEVDKLEHASDASPEGGWIRTWLDTVLEIPWNERSEDAYDVAEARAILDADHSGLDDVKERIVEYLAVRKRREERGLGVVGGRRSGAVLALVGPPGVGKTSLGESVARAMGRSFVRVALGGVRDEAEIRGHRRTYVGALPGRIVRAIKEAGSMNPVVLLDEIDKVGSDYRGDPTAALLEVLDPAQNHTFRDHYLEVELDLSDVVFLATANVLETIPEPLLDRMELVRLDGYTEDEKVVIARDHLIKRQLDKAGLDATEVSFTEDALRLLAGEYTREAGVRTLERSIARVLRKVAARQALDAASHPLPITVDAGDLRDYLGRPRHTPESLLSKAEQRTAVPGVATGLAVTGAGGDVLYIEASLADAETGGTGLTLTGQLGDVMKESARIALSYLRSRGAELEVPVGDLKDRGVHIHVPAGAVPKDGPSAGVTMTTALVSLLTGRPVRSDVAMTGEVSLTGRVLPIGGVKQKLLAAERAGVTTVLIPKRNEADLDDVPEEILSRLTVHAVADVREVLHLALEPADSRHAVAA from the coding sequence ATGAGCGAGACCATCGGGACCCTGACCCTGCCGGTTCTTCCGCTGGACGACGTCGTCGTCCTCCCCGGCATGGTGGTCCCGCTCGAACTCGACGACGCGGAGACCCGAGCCGCCGTGGATGCCGCGCGGGCCGCCGCGGGGCGGTCCGGCGGACCCGGCATCCGTAGTGAGAGCAAGGCGCGGGTGCTGCTTGTTCCGCGCGACGACGGACAGTACCCGGCGGTGGGCACGCTCGGCGTGATCGAGCAGGTCGGCCGGCTGCCCGGGGGCGAGTCGGTCGTGGTGGTGCGCGGCGAGGGCCGGGTGCGGATCGGCAGCGGTACCACCGGTCCCGGCGCGGCGCTGTGGGTCGAGGCGACCCGGGTGCCGGACGTCGAGGCGAACGAGCGCGCCCTGGAGCTGGCCCGGGAGTACAAGGCCCTGGTCACCACCGTGCTCGGCAAGCGCGGCGCGTGGCAGGTGGTGGACCACGTCCAGGCGCTGGAGGACGCCGGCGACCTGGCGGACAACTCCGGCTACGCCCCCTACCTGAGCCTGCAGCAGAAGATCGACGTGCTCCAGACGATCGACGTCGAGGAGCGGCTGACCAAGGTGGTCGGCTGGACCCGGGACCACCTCGCCGAGCTGGACGTGGCCGAGACGATCCGCAAGGACGTCCAGGAGGGCATGGACAAGCAGCAGCGCGAGTTCCTGCTCAAGCAGCAGTTGGCCGCGGTGCGCAAGGAGCTCAACGAGCTCAACGGCACCCCGGACAGCGAGGAGGAGGACTACCGGGCCCGGGTCGAGGCCGCGAACCTGCCGGAGAAGGTCCTGGAGGCCGCGCTCAAGGAGGTCGACAAGCTGGAGCACGCCTCCGACGCCTCGCCCGAGGGCGGCTGGATCCGGACCTGGCTGGACACGGTCCTGGAGATTCCCTGGAACGAGCGCAGCGAGGACGCGTACGACGTCGCCGAGGCGCGCGCGATCCTGGACGCGGACCACTCCGGTCTGGACGACGTCAAGGAGCGCATCGTCGAATACCTGGCGGTCCGCAAGCGCCGCGAGGAGCGCGGCCTGGGCGTGGTCGGCGGCCGGCGCTCCGGCGCGGTACTCGCCCTGGTCGGCCCGCCCGGAGTCGGCAAGACCTCGCTCGGCGAGTCGGTGGCCCGCGCGATGGGCCGCTCGTTCGTCCGCGTCGCCCTCGGCGGCGTCCGCGACGAGGCCGAGATCCGCGGCCACCGCCGTACCTACGTCGGCGCACTGCCCGGTCGCATCGTCCGGGCGATCAAGGAGGCGGGCAGCATGAACCCCGTCGTCCTGCTCGACGAGATCGACAAGGTCGGCTCGGACTACCGGGGCGACCCGACCGCGGCCCTGCTCGAAGTGCTCGACCCGGCCCAGAACCACACCTTCCGCGACCACTACCTGGAGGTCGAACTCGACCTGTCCGACGTGGTGTTCCTGGCCACCGCCAACGTCTTGGAGACCATCCCCGAGCCGCTGCTCGACCGGATGGAGCTGGTCCGCCTCGACGGGTACACCGAGGACGAGAAGGTCGTCATCGCCCGGGACCACCTGATCAAGCGTCAGTTGGACAAGGCGGGTCTGGACGCCACCGAGGTGTCCTTCACCGAGGACGCGCTGCGGCTGCTCGCGGGCGAGTACACCCGCGAGGCGGGCGTTCGCACCCTGGAGCGTTCGATCGCCCGCGTGCTGCGCAAGGTCGCGGCCCGGCAGGCGCTGGACGCCGCGTCGCACCCGCTGCCGATCACGGTGGACGCGGGCGACCTGCGCGACTATCTCGGCCGGCCCCGGCACACCCCGGAGTCGCTGCTGAGCAAGGCCGAACAGCGCACGGCGGTACCGGGCGTGGCCACCGGCCTGGCGGTCACCGGCGCGGGCGGCGACGTGCTCTACATCGAGGCCTCGCTCGCGGACGCCGAGACCGGCGGCACCGGCTTGACCCTGACCGGCCAACTCGGCGACGTGATGAAGGAGTCGGCCCGGATCGCGCTGTCCTACCTGCGCTCGCGCGGGGCGGAGCTGGAGGTGCCGGTGGGCGACCTCAAGGACCGCGGCGTACACATCCACGTCCCGGCCGGAGCGGTCCCCAAGGACGGCCCCAGCGCCGGTGTCACGATGACCACCGCGCTGGTGTCGCTGCTGACCGGGCGGCCGGTCCGCTCCGACGTGGCGATGACCGGCGAGGTCTCGCTCACCGGCCGGGTGTTGCCGATCGGCGGCGTGAAGCAGAAGCTGCTCGCCGCGGAACGCGCCGGTGTGACCACGGTGTTGATCCCCAAGCGCAACGAGGCCGACCTGGACGACGTGCCCGAGGAGATCCTGAGCCGGCTCACCGTCCACGCGGTCGCCGACGTCCGCGAGGTCCTGCACCTGGCCCTCGAACCCGCCGACAGCCGGCACGCCGTGGCCGCCTGA
- a CDS encoding YiaA/YiaB family inner membrane protein, whose protein sequence is MTSPLRTNNTQGFFVQAALSFGVSVSAVLIGIVYLPVDRWIRAFLGIGVLYVVTSSITLAKVVRDRQESEAVVNRVDQARLEKLLTDHDLFKNDLV, encoded by the coding sequence ATGACTTCGCCGCTGCGCACCAACAACACCCAAGGGTTCTTCGTCCAGGCCGCACTGTCCTTCGGGGTGTCCGTGAGCGCGGTCCTGATCGGGATCGTCTACCTCCCGGTCGACCGCTGGATCCGGGCCTTCCTCGGAATCGGCGTGCTCTACGTGGTGACCTCCAGCATCACCCTCGCCAAGGTGGTCCGCGACCGGCAGGAGAGCGAGGCCGTGGTCAACCGGGTCGACCAGGCTCGCCTGGAGAAGTTGCTGACCGACCACGACCTGTTCAAGAACGACCTGGTCTGA